The following proteins come from a genomic window of Sardina pilchardus chromosome 13, fSarPil1.1, whole genome shotgun sequence:
- the LOC134100129 gene encoding vascular endothelial zinc finger 1-like isoform X2, protein MEPSWSSFLFQQANEALHHHHQVAQNSLLPLLNSASEPIDQKPVMPIPLDHKPPVSAADLLKDNVASGAGGGGGGGGGGGGGGGGGGVHHPVVVKKEPKSKTPFVCSYCNKAFRDSYHLRRHESCHTGIKMVSRPKKNPAASASAPPTMVPLVSAVSRDGPYVSTIAGMLTTATTSATASSVMTSMAHHHHHHHHHHQQQQQQQQQQQQHQHQQHHQQQHHPQQQQQQQQQPQQPKKPPKPVKKNHGCEMCGKAFRDVYHLNRHKLSHSDEKPFECPICQQRFKRKDRMTYHVRSHDGGVHKPYICSVCGKGFSRPDHLSCHVKHVHSTERPFKCQVTACTSAFATKDRLRSHMIRHEGKVTCNICGKMLSAAYITSHLKTHGQQTNFNNSCNKDSNDVCNSASATPVSTSVAITTAMNRGNPVSGNAVTIAAQMNISTNTVNITSPVSLQHPVTITAPVNLASVNIPTSVPMNIAHPVAMNIAGPLNIAMRSMDSMPFLSQVLPSSPPW, encoded by the exons CAGGCCAATGAGGCgttgcaccaccaccaccaggtgGCCCAGAACAGCCTGCTGCCGCTGCTCAACTCCGCCTCGGAGCCCATCGACCAGAAGCCCGTCATGCCCATCCCCCTGGACCACAAGCCGCCGGTCAGCGCCGCCGACCTGCTCAAGGACAACGTGGCCAgtggggcggggggaggggggggcggagggggaggagggggaggagggggaggaggagggggggtccaCCACCCGGTGGTGGTGAAGAAGGAGCCCAAGTCCAAGACGCCGTTCGTGTGCAGCTACTGCAACAAGGCGTTCCGCGACAGCTACCACCTGCGGCGGCACGAGTCGTGCCACACGGGCATCAAGATGGTGTCGCGGCCCAAGAAGAACCCCGCCGCCTCCGCCTCGGCGCCGCCCACCATGGTGCCGCTGGTGTCGGCCGTGTCCCGCGACGGCCCCTACGTCTCCACCATCGCCGGCATGCtgaccaccgccaccacctccgCCACGGCCTCCAGCGTCATGACCTCCAtggctcaccaccaccaccaccatcaccaccaccaccagcagcagcaacagcagcagcagcagcagcagcagcatcagcaccagcagcaccaccagcagcagcaccacccacagcagcagcagcagcagcagcagcagccgcagcagcccaAGAAGCCGCCCAAGCCGGTGAAGAAGAACCACGGCTGCGAGATGTGCGGCAAGGCCTTCCGCGACGTCTACCACCTCAACCGCCACAAGCTGTCGCACTCGGACGAGAAGCCCTTCGAGTGCCCCATCTGCCAGCAGCGCTTCAAGCGCAAGGACCGCATGACCTACCACGTGCGCTCGCACGACGGCGGCGTGCACAAGCCCTACATCTGCTCCGTCTGCGGCAAGGGCTTCTCCAG ACCGGATCATCTCAGCTGTCACGTCAAGCACGTCCATTCCACAGAAAGACCTTTCAAATGCCAAGTAACA GCCTGCACGTCTGCGTTCGCCACCAAAGACCGCCTGCGCTCCCACATGATCCGGCACGAGGGCAAGGTCACCTGCAACATCTGCGGCAAGATGCTCAGCGCCGCCTACATCACCAGCCACCTCAAGACGCACGGCCAGCAGACCAACTTCAACAACTCCTGCAACAAAG acTCTAACGACGTGTGCAATTCAGCCTCCGCCACCCCTGTCTCCACCTCGGTGGCCATCACCACGGCGATGAACCGTGGCAACCCGGTGTCGGGCAACGCGGTGACGATCGCGGCGCAGATGAACATCAGCACCAACACGGTGAACATCACCTCGCCCGTGAGCCTGCAGCACCCCGTCACCATCACGGCGCCGGTCAACCTCGCCTCGGTCAACATCCCCACCTCGGTGCCCATGAACATCGCCCACCCCGTGGCCATGAACATCGCCGGGCCGCTCAACATCGCCATGCGCTCCATGGACAGCATGCCCTTCCTCTCCCAGGTCCTGCCCTCCTCGCCGCCCTGGTAG
- the LOC134100129 gene encoding vascular endothelial zinc finger 1-like isoform X1: protein MEPSWSSFLFQQANEALHHHHQVAQNSLLPLLNSASEPIDQKPVMPIPLDHKPPVSAADLLKDNVASGAGGGGGGGGGGGGGGGGGGVHHPVVVKKEPKSKTPFVCSYCNKAFRDSYHLRRHESCHTGIKMVSRPKKNPAASASAPPTMVPLVSAVSRDGPYVSTIAGMLTTATTSATASSVMTSMAHHHHHHHHHHQQQQQQQQQQQQHQHQQHHQQQHHPQQQQQQQQQPQQPKKPPKPVKKNHGCEMCGKAFRDVYHLNRHKLSHSDEKPFECPICQQRFKRKDRMTYHVRSHDGGVHKPYICSVCGKGFSSKDRMTYHVRSHDGGVHKPYICSVCGKGFSRPDHLSCHVKHVHSTERPFKCQVTACTSAFATKDRLRSHMIRHEGKVTCNICGKMLSAAYITSHLKTHGQQTNFNNSCNKDSNDVCNSASATPVSTSVAITTAMNRGNPVSGNAVTIAAQMNISTNTVNITSPVSLQHPVTITAPVNLASVNIPTSVPMNIAHPVAMNIAGPLNIAMRSMDSMPFLSQVLPSSPPW, encoded by the exons CAGGCCAATGAGGCgttgcaccaccaccaccaggtgGCCCAGAACAGCCTGCTGCCGCTGCTCAACTCCGCCTCGGAGCCCATCGACCAGAAGCCCGTCATGCCCATCCCCCTGGACCACAAGCCGCCGGTCAGCGCCGCCGACCTGCTCAAGGACAACGTGGCCAgtggggcggggggaggggggggcggagggggaggagggggaggagggggaggaggagggggggtccaCCACCCGGTGGTGGTGAAGAAGGAGCCCAAGTCCAAGACGCCGTTCGTGTGCAGCTACTGCAACAAGGCGTTCCGCGACAGCTACCACCTGCGGCGGCACGAGTCGTGCCACACGGGCATCAAGATGGTGTCGCGGCCCAAGAAGAACCCCGCCGCCTCCGCCTCGGCGCCGCCCACCATGGTGCCGCTGGTGTCGGCCGTGTCCCGCGACGGCCCCTACGTCTCCACCATCGCCGGCATGCtgaccaccgccaccacctccgCCACGGCCTCCAGCGTCATGACCTCCAtggctcaccaccaccaccaccatcaccaccaccaccagcagcagcaacagcagcagcagcagcagcagcagcatcagcaccagcagcaccaccagcagcagcaccacccacagcagcagcagcagcagcagcagcagccgcagcagcccaAGAAGCCGCCCAAGCCGGTGAAGAAGAACCACGGCTGCGAGATGTGCGGCAAGGCCTTCCGCGACGTCTACCACCTCAACCGCCACAAGCTGTCGCACTCGGACGAGAAGCCCTTCGAGTGCCCCATCTGCCAGCAGCGCTTCAAGCGCAAGGACCGCATGACCTACCACGTGCGCTCGCACGACGGCGGCGTGCACAAGCCCTACATCTGCTCCGTCTGCGGCAAGGGCTTCTCCAG CAAGGACCGCATGACATACCACGTGCGCTCGCACGACGGCGGCGTGCACAAGCCCTACATCTGCTCCGTCTGCGGAAAGGGCTTCTCCAG ACCGGATCATCTCAGCTGTCACGTCAAGCACGTCCATTCCACAGAAAGACCTTTCAAATGCCAAGTAACA GCCTGCACGTCTGCGTTCGCCACCAAAGACCGCCTGCGCTCCCACATGATCCGGCACGAGGGCAAGGTCACCTGCAACATCTGCGGCAAGATGCTCAGCGCCGCCTACATCACCAGCCACCTCAAGACGCACGGCCAGCAGACCAACTTCAACAACTCCTGCAACAAAG acTCTAACGACGTGTGCAATTCAGCCTCCGCCACCCCTGTCTCCACCTCGGTGGCCATCACCACGGCGATGAACCGTGGCAACCCGGTGTCGGGCAACGCGGTGACGATCGCGGCGCAGATGAACATCAGCACCAACACGGTGAACATCACCTCGCCCGTGAGCCTGCAGCACCCCGTCACCATCACGGCGCCGGTCAACCTCGCCTCGGTCAACATCCCCACCTCGGTGCCCATGAACATCGCCCACCCCGTGGCCATGAACATCGCCGGGCCGCTCAACATCGCCATGCGCTCCATGGACAGCATGCCCTTCCTCTCCCAGGTCCTGCCCTCCTCGCCGCCCTGGTAG